In the genome of Sulfolobales archaeon, the window CTGGGGAAGAGACTTTCAGCACCTATTATAATAACGGGGATGACCGGAGGACATCCTAAGACACTTGAGATAAATGCCTCGCTAGCTGAGATCGCTGAGAGATATGGTATTGGCATGGGAGTGGGGTCTCAGAGAGCTGCTCTGGAAGATCCTTCTCTAGCTAGAACATTCTCTATTGTAAGAGAAAAAGCTCCTAAAACCTTGATTATTGCTAATCTAGGTGCAGCTCAGATCATAGGAGGGTACGGTCTTGATAAGATAATGAGAGCTATCGAGATGTTAGATGCTGATGCTATAGCGATCCATCTCAACCCAGCTCAAGAATCTATACAGCCAGAGGGAGAACCTTCTTACAGAGGTCTTGTGAAGAAGATTGAAGAACTTGTTAAGAGTCTTAACAAGCCTGTTATGATCAAGGAGACAGGCTGTGGTCTCAGCATGGAGAGTGTAGGGATTCTTAGAAGAGCTGGTGTAAGATACTTCGACGTATCAGGATCTGGAGGAACTAACTGGATTCTAGTTGAGATGTATAGAGCAGAGATGAAGGGTGACAGGCTTAAGAAATATCTTGCAGAAGATCTCTCGGAATGGGGTATTCCTACAGCAGCATCAGTGAT includes:
- the fni gene encoding type 2 isopentenyl-diphosphate Delta-isomerase, giving the protein MEHIDIVLSRRVRGPRTTWLEYVHLIHNPAPEIDFEEIDISTEFLGKRLSAPIIITGMTGGHPKTLEINASLAEIAERYGIGMGVGSQRAALEDPSLARTFSIVREKAPKTLIIANLGAAQIIGGYGLDKIMRAIEMLDADAIAIHLNPAQESIQPEGEPSYRGLVKKIEELVKSLNKPVMIKETGCGLSMESVGILRRAGVRYFDVSGSGGTNWILVEMYRAEMKGDRLKKYLAEDLSEWGIPTAASVIETRYSAPDSFIIGSGGLRNGVDIAKVIALGADIGGMAYPFLEAYFSRDIDFFVRRVIHEIRAVLFLTGSRNLREFIHQPIVIRGSLRTWMKERSIRRDIYENIRKTRRDYNARRGVI